Proteins from a genomic interval of Youhaiella tibetensis:
- a CDS encoding alpha/beta fold hydrolase: MAVHIAGRLGGRRTPVICVPGYNRNMTDFTDFVRYFGRLAGETWPIVLVDLFGRGRSSDRQDKSLYASPRDAADLTELADALGIERAVWLGQGYGGQVAMTVAAQRPNLVAGAVLVDSGPLSDSRGLVRLRINLEHIAGWRGEAVRTGMRQVLANDYPGTVDTQLDALAMRTHYIDRRGRAQGLFDPHLAKMLENFEADDVLVAQWPLFDALAHVPIMLFRSQLTDQLRRETFEAMTRRRPEAPALVISAEGSPALLNHPDEVGAIVEFVEKLPMAGRIAA; encoded by the coding sequence ATGGCCGTTCACATCGCCGGTCGACTGGGTGGGCGGCGCACACCGGTGATCTGCGTCCCCGGCTACAACCGGAACATGACGGACTTCACTGACTTCGTGCGGTACTTCGGCCGCCTGGCCGGCGAGACCTGGCCCATTGTCCTGGTCGATCTCTTCGGCCGTGGCCGCTCGAGCGACCGGCAGGACAAGTCACTTTATGCCTCCCCGCGCGACGCAGCAGACCTGACCGAACTGGCGGATGCCCTCGGCATCGAAAGGGCCGTATGGCTCGGGCAAGGGTATGGCGGCCAGGTCGCCATGACGGTGGCCGCCCAGAGGCCGAACCTTGTCGCAGGCGCCGTTCTTGTTGACTCCGGACCTCTCAGCGACTCTCGCGGACTAGTGCGGCTGCGCATCAACCTCGAGCACATCGCCGGGTGGCGCGGCGAAGCCGTACGAACCGGCATGCGCCAGGTGCTCGCCAACGACTACCCCGGAACGGTCGACACCCAATTGGATGCGCTCGCGATGCGCACGCACTACATCGACCGACGCGGCCGGGCGCAGGGGTTGTTCGATCCTCATCTAGCCAAGATGCTCGAAAACTTTGAGGCCGATGACGTGCTCGTTGCGCAGTGGCCGCTATTCGACGCCCTGGCGCACGTCCCTATTATGCTGTTCCGCAGCCAGTTGACCGATCAGTTGCGCCGGGAGACCTTCGAGGCGATGACGCGGCGGCGGCCGGAAGCGCCGGCCCTGGTTATCAGCGCCGAGGGATCCCCGGCCCTGCTCAACCACCCCGACGAGGTGGGCGCGATCGTCGAGTTTGTCGAGAAACTGCCGATGGCGGGTCGGATCGCCGCCTAG
- the nagA gene encoding N-acetylglucosamine-6-phosphate deacetylase, with translation MTRTAFLGARIFDGEEWIDGGALLVNDGVVEGVVAAADVPFGVARHELDGGVLVPGFIDLQVNGGGGVLLNDDRSLSGLRTICGAHYQFGTTALLPTLITDTPEITAETVEAGKAALAEQVPGFIGLHLEGPHLSIARKGAHDPALIRPMNEEDLANLVAARQALPHLLSTVAAETVTPEQIARLAEAGVVVSIGHSDASLAQVAAAAEAGASMATHLFNAMSQIGNREPGVAGAVLALGKLSAGLIADGIHVHPETIGIALRAKTGPANIFLVTDAMALTGSELQSFTLNGRVIHRADGALRLEDGTLAGADLTMIDAIKYMRDVVGISLEEALRMATLYPARAIGAGHRHGFLGQGAVASFVHLSDELGVRSTWIDGASVFVA, from the coding sequence ATGACCCGCACGGCTTTTCTCGGCGCCCGCATTTTTGACGGCGAAGAGTGGATCGACGGCGGCGCGCTGCTCGTCAACGATGGGGTCGTTGAAGGCGTGGTTGCGGCCGCCGACGTGCCGTTCGGCGTCGCCCGCCACGAACTCGATGGCGGCGTGCTGGTGCCCGGTTTCATCGACCTGCAGGTCAATGGCGGCGGCGGCGTACTGCTCAACGACGATCGTTCCCTTTCGGGCCTGCGCACGATCTGTGGCGCGCACTACCAGTTCGGCACCACTGCGCTGCTCCCCACCCTCATCACCGACACCCCCGAGATCACCGCCGAAACGGTTGAAGCGGGGAAGGCGGCACTTGCCGAACAGGTTCCAGGCTTCATCGGTCTGCACCTGGAGGGCCCCCACCTCTCTATCGCGCGCAAGGGCGCTCACGACCCGGCGCTGATCCGCCCGATGAACGAGGAGGATCTCGCCAACCTCGTCGCGGCGCGGCAGGCGCTGCCGCATCTTCTCTCCACGGTTGCGGCCGAAACGGTGACGCCCGAACAGATTGCCCGGCTTGCCGAAGCGGGCGTGGTCGTCAGCATCGGCCATTCGGATGCCTCCCTGGCCCAGGTGGCGGCTGCGGCCGAGGCCGGGGCGAGCATGGCGACGCACCTCTTCAATGCAATGAGCCAGATCGGGAATCGCGAGCCGGGAGTCGCCGGCGCAGTGCTGGCGCTGGGGAAGCTCAGCGCCGGTCTCATTGCCGATGGCATCCACGTCCATCCCGAGACCATCGGCATCGCGCTGCGCGCCAAGACCGGACCGGCAAACATCTTCCTCGTGACCGACGCCATGGCGCTGACCGGAAGTGAACTCCAGAGTTTTACGCTCAACGGTCGTGTCATCCACCGTGCCGACGGCGCACTGCGCCTCGAGGACGGTACGCTGGCAGGCGCCGATCTCACAATGATCGACGCCATCAAATACATGCGCGACGTCGTGGGCATCTCGCTCGAGGAAGCCCTGCGCATGGCTACGCTCTATCCCGCCAGGGCGATTGGCGCTGGCCATCGTCACGGTTTCCTGGGGCAGGGGGCCGTGGCGAGCTTCGTGCACCTCTCCGATGAACTTGGCGTCCGCTCGACCTGGATCGATGGGGCGAGCGTCTTCGTCGCGTGA
- a CDS encoding LacI family DNA-binding transcriptional regulator, with product MAFEGKDERARNVRVEDVAREAGVSPITVSRALSTPEIVKPETRERVLRAVEKTGYVVNTLASSLRSGRSSFIAMFVSNIENPHFARATRGCADALENSGFHLMMAQTNYSARLEADFVGSVLPLRPAALIFTGVVQAPTTKTLIRSRGMAVMEMWDHVEDPLDMLVGFSNLDGGRLMGEHFGRAGFRNIAYVGRTQDRGAQRLAGFREGLAATGAELGHVAPLDGHPPVIADGAQALRTVMQRYPQVDAIFFSSDVLAVGASLEAARDDATSHVAFAGYGDSGLAEALPVPLTTVHVSSYEMGFRAGKMLLRRLAGESVRERSIVLPNELRIRQSTARFIN from the coding sequence ATGGCCTTTGAGGGAAAGGACGAGAGGGCGCGCAACGTCCGCGTCGAGGATGTGGCACGGGAGGCTGGAGTGTCCCCGATCACCGTGTCGCGCGCGCTGAGCACCCCCGAGATCGTCAAGCCCGAAACGCGCGAACGCGTGCTGCGCGCCGTGGAAAAGACCGGCTACGTGGTCAATACGCTTGCGTCCAGCCTACGGTCCGGACGCTCCTCGTTCATCGCCATGTTCGTTTCCAACATCGAGAACCCGCACTTTGCGCGCGCCACGCGCGGCTGCGCCGATGCCCTGGAGAACAGCGGCTTCCATCTCATGATGGCCCAGACCAACTATTCGGCCCGCCTCGAGGCCGATTTCGTTGGCTCTGTGTTGCCGCTACGTCCCGCCGCCCTGATCTTCACCGGGGTCGTGCAGGCGCCGACCACCAAGACCCTCATTCGCTCGCGCGGCATGGCGGTGATGGAGATGTGGGACCATGTGGAAGATCCGCTCGACATGCTGGTTGGCTTCTCCAATCTGGATGGCGGTCGTCTCATGGGCGAACATTTCGGACGTGCCGGGTTCAGGAACATAGCCTATGTCGGTCGTACACAGGATCGGGGTGCCCAGCGTCTTGCCGGGTTCAGGGAAGGGCTTGCCGCAACCGGGGCGGAACTCGGCCACGTTGCCCCGCTCGATGGCCATCCTCCTGTGATCGCCGATGGCGCCCAGGCTCTCCGAACGGTGATGCAGCGATATCCGCAGGTCGACGCCATCTTTTTCTCGTCCGATGTCCTTGCGGTAGGCGCTTCGCTCGAAGCCGCCCGTGACGATGCCACCAGCCACGTCGCCTTTGCCGGCTACGGCGATTCCGGTCTCGCCGAGGCGCTGCCCGTGCCGCTCACGACGGTCCATGTCTCCAGTTACGAAATGGGCTTCCGTGCCGGCAAGATGCTGCTTCGTCGCCTCGCGGGAGAATCTGTGAGGGAGCGGAGCATCGTTCTCCCAAACGAGTTGCGCATTCGCCAGAGCACCGCGCGCTTCATCAATTAA
- a CDS encoding N-acetylmuramic acid 6-phosphate etherase yields MSAAVNVAATETIDNRYVGIDTWQDTEVLAALLDGQRRAIEAVNAAIPSLARAAELAVGRVRSGGRLIYLAAGSPALISLSDALELPGTYGIPRERLVLVFAGGPAITQNLTGVDEDSEDQALADLAKIGVGPEDCIIATSASGTTPYTVAGLKAARAQGAGTIGIAGNAGAPLLAAAEVPVLLATGGEVISGSTRMGAGTAQKAALNMLSTLMCMRLGHVHDGMMVNVKADNDKLRRRAERIVGRITGVDLAVAGEALGKTDGEVKPAILIAAGASDLAAAERLLQGSEGNVRLALASLSAERDTSR; encoded by the coding sequence ATGAGCGCCGCTGTAAATGTCGCTGCGACCGAGACCATAGACAATCGCTATGTCGGTATCGACACGTGGCAGGATACCGAGGTGCTTGCGGCCCTGCTCGACGGACAGCGCCGAGCCATCGAGGCGGTGAACGCCGCCATACCATCGCTGGCGCGGGCGGCAGAACTCGCCGTGGGCAGGGTACGGTCGGGCGGCAGGTTGATCTACCTGGCAGCGGGAAGCCCCGCCCTGATCTCGCTAAGTGACGCCCTGGAACTGCCGGGGACCTATGGAATACCGCGTGAGCGGCTGGTTTTGGTCTTTGCCGGAGGGCCGGCGATCACGCAGAACCTAACCGGCGTTGACGAAGACAGCGAGGACCAGGCGCTCGCCGACCTCGCGAAAATCGGCGTCGGGCCGGAGGATTGCATCATCGCGACTTCCGCCAGCGGGACCACGCCGTATACCGTCGCGGGACTCAAGGCAGCTCGAGCCCAGGGCGCCGGAACTATCGGCATTGCGGGGAACGCAGGTGCGCCGTTGCTTGCGGCTGCCGAGGTGCCGGTGTTGCTGGCGACCGGCGGCGAAGTCATATCGGGGTCCACCCGCATGGGCGCGGGCACGGCCCAGAAGGCGGCGCTAAACATGCTTTCTACGCTTATGTGCATGCGCCTAGGGCATGTGCATGACGGCATGATGGTCAACGTCAAGGCCGACAACGACAAGCTGCGTCGCCGGGCCGAGCGCATCGTCGGGCGGATTACCGGGGTAGACCTCGCGGTAGCCGGAGAAGCCCTCGGGAAGACCGATGGCGAGGTCAAGCCCGCCATCCTGATCGCCGCGGGAGCGTCAGACCTGGCTGCGGCGGAACGATTGCTCCAAGGCAGCGAAGGGAACGTGCGCTTGGCATTGGCCTCGCTCAGCGCAGAGAGGGATACGTCCAGATAG
- a CDS encoding SDR family oxidoreductase — protein MNGDSKVAVVTGATSGIGLASAIGLSRAGYSVAICGRRRDRLAAAEQEAGAALAAPCDVTDPGDVNRFFARVRDQFGRVDFVFNNAGRFSPAASFGDTDISTWTDVVDTNLNGAFFVAREAFRTMRDQNPQGGRIVNNGSISAYAPRPGAAPYTVTKHAITGLTKAISLDGRAFNIACGQIDIGNTASDMTASMGSGVLQANGTIMPEPTFDVRHVVDAIVYMANLPLDTNVQFMTVMATNMPYIGRG, from the coding sequence ATGAACGGCGACAGCAAGGTAGCGGTCGTTACGGGGGCAACTTCAGGGATAGGCCTGGCCAGTGCGATCGGGCTTTCGCGCGCGGGCTACAGCGTTGCGATTTGTGGCCGAAGGCGGGACAGGCTGGCCGCGGCCGAACAGGAGGCGGGGGCGGCCCTAGCGGCACCATGCGACGTGACCGATCCCGGCGACGTGAATCGGTTTTTCGCGCGCGTCAGGGATCAGTTCGGACGAGTCGACTTCGTCTTCAACAATGCCGGGCGCTTCAGCCCGGCTGCGTCGTTCGGCGACACCGACATCTCGACCTGGACCGATGTGGTCGACACCAATCTCAACGGCGCGTTCTTCGTGGCACGCGAAGCGTTCAGGACCATGCGGGACCAGAACCCGCAAGGTGGGCGGATCGTCAACAACGGCTCGATCTCGGCCTATGCACCGCGTCCGGGCGCAGCGCCCTACACCGTCACCAAGCACGCGATCACGGGACTGACCAAGGCGATCTCGCTGGATGGTCGCGCTTTCAACATCGCCTGCGGGCAGATCGATATCGGCAACACCGCCAGCGACATGACGGCCTCGATGGGGTCGGGCGTGCTACAGGCCAATGGAACGATCATGCCGGAGCCGACCTTCGATGTCAGGCATGTCGTTGATGCGATCGTCTATATGGCGAACCTGCCGCTCGACACGAACGTCCAGTTCATGACGGTGATGGCGACCAACATGCCCTATATCGGGCGCGGCTAG
- the msuE gene encoding FMN reductase, whose translation MTTTPDAPIDLVAFSGNAHRPSRSRALTELISNRIGQQVRARIRQFDIVDANPGLGAALSREQLSPEALAIVEAVENADVLVVSSPVYKGSYTGLFKHFFDFVDPTALIGKPVVIAATGGGPRHSLVVEHQLRPLFGFFSALTIPTSIYAEDKSFEDFRQVDPGILARIDLAASQTALIVSAQRQNRLPKPSETPEDPESGATTDCIDTDREFND comes from the coding sequence ATGACCACCACGCCTGACGCCCCAATCGACCTTGTTGCCTTCAGTGGCAACGCCCACCGCCCGTCGCGCTCGCGCGCCCTGACCGAATTGATCTCGAATCGCATCGGACAGCAGGTCAGGGCCCGTATCCGCCAATTCGATATCGTCGACGCCAATCCGGGACTGGGCGCGGCTCTCTCGCGCGAACAATTATCTCCCGAGGCGCTGGCTATCGTCGAAGCCGTCGAGAACGCCGATGTGCTCGTCGTTTCCTCGCCGGTCTACAAGGGCTCTTACACGGGGCTGTTCAAGCATTTCTTCGATTTCGTCGATCCAACCGCCTTGATCGGTAAGCCCGTCGTCATTGCCGCCACTGGCGGCGGACCGCGGCATTCGCTGGTCGTCGAGCACCAGCTTCGCCCGCTGTTCGGGTTCTTCTCCGCACTCACTATTCCCACCTCGATCTACGCCGAGGACAAGAGCTTCGAGGACTTCCGCCAGGTCGATCCCGGCATCCTCGCACGCATCGACCTGGCCGCGAGCCAGACGGCGCTCATCGTCTCGGCCCAGCGCCAGAACCGATTGCCAAAGCCGTCGGAAACGCCCGAGGATCCAGAGTCGGGCGCCACCACCGATTGCATCGACACTGATCGCGAGTTCAACGACTGA
- a CDS encoding SIS domain-containing protein: MNEKTYMRREIEEIPQAVERLLSGSRESFIAAGAALREKDPSMVATIARGSSDHASAFLKYAIELTAGLPVASIGPSVMSIYGKELKLQRAAAIAISQSGKSPDIVAMAKSAHESGALTIAVTNTAGSPLTVASDFTIDLFSGTEKSVAATKTFVSSVIAGLGVLGHWVDDKALLASIDSLPEVFAKAIECDWSAFAEALGGHQSLYVLGRGPSLAIASEAALKFKETCGIHAEAYSSAEVMHGPVRIVEEGYAILALAARDAAEKSTAEMAHKLAGQGALSYLTSDIPGAATRLPFAATGHPITDALSLIVSFYGFVEALSRRRGFNPDVPPNLKKVTETI; this comes from the coding sequence ATGAATGAAAAGACCTACATGCGGCGCGAGATCGAGGAGATCCCGCAGGCCGTCGAACGCCTCCTTTCAGGGAGCCGCGAGAGCTTCATCGCCGCTGGCGCCGCCCTTCGGGAAAAGGATCCGTCAATGGTCGCTACCATTGCGCGTGGCTCTTCCGATCATGCCTCGGCGTTCCTGAAATACGCCATCGAACTGACGGCAGGACTTCCGGTCGCTTCGATCGGCCCCTCGGTCATGTCGATCTATGGCAAGGAGCTCAAGCTCCAGCGCGCCGCTGCCATCGCCATCTCACAGTCTGGCAAGAGCCCTGACATTGTGGCCATGGCCAAATCCGCTCACGAGAGCGGCGCCCTGACCATTGCCGTTACCAACACGGCCGGATCGCCGCTTACCGTCGCCTCCGACTTCACTATCGATCTCTTCTCCGGCACCGAAAAGAGCGTCGCGGCCACCAAGACCTTCGTGTCCTCCGTGATTGCCGGGTTGGGCGTGCTGGGGCACTGGGTGGACGACAAGGCCCTCCTTGCCTCGATCGACAGCCTGCCGGAAGTCTTCGCCAAGGCCATCGAATGCGACTGGAGCGCGTTCGCCGAGGCCCTGGGCGGGCACCAGTCGCTCTATGTGCTCGGGCGGGGTCCGTCCCTGGCAATCGCCAGCGAGGCCGCACTCAAATTCAAGGAAACCTGTGGCATTCACGCTGAAGCCTATAGCTCGGCCGAAGTGATGCACGGGCCGGTTCGCATCGTGGAAGAAGGCTACGCCATTCTTGCGCTCGCGGCTCGCGATGCGGCTGAAAAGTCGACCGCCGAGATGGCCCACAAGCTCGCCGGGCAGGGGGCGCTCTCGTACCTCACCTCGGACATCCCCGGTGCTGCAACCCGTCTGCCCTTCGCGGCCACCGGCCACCCGATCACCGATGCACTCTCGCTCATCGTTTCCTTCTACGGTTTCGTCGAGGCCCTGTCGCGCCGTCGCGGGTTCAACCCCGATGTCCCGCCCAACCTCAAGAAAGTGACGGAAACGATATGA
- a CDS encoding OmpA family protein: MALLLASTAGTVLGDQAWAQDVTVPSTSAGSIVTLPAAKVADFWLTGEVKSGGQGPEFHGFVPDDATLKRLAGLAGANATSLTVAEGSPAAFSDGLDFAIEALGHLSQGRIALRSNVLTIKGTARSKADQAALDVLTKAGAPAGVVLALTEIAPAADEGQDATSSETDESAPATAGAAAAATTETTTAEPAAAAAVPDGDTDAEAAEAPPASTEAAPAAADAAAAAEPTSETAESEMDTAAPETATETPPASETAAPVEPAETTAPVEQAQQSTPAVDPAYAFSATRQAGGPVSLEGAVPADAAARYFGVVAGGASTSGLTVAQGAPDSFIMSAVAGLRGLTKLENGSLSFKDGKWTLTGKAASEEALASAKAELSAAPEAGWTVDLVGPSATEICRTKVAEFSQTHTILFQSGSARMTDESRSAIKDLASILGTCPDTTVHVEGHTDSDGDERANLALSVARAEAVTAALVEEGVSDTRLYAIGYGETMPIASNDTPQGKQQNRRIVFSVLDEHK, translated from the coding sequence ATGGCGCTCTTGCTTGCAAGCACCGCCGGCACAGTCCTGGGCGACCAGGCCTGGGCGCAGGATGTCACGGTGCCTTCCACTTCTGCCGGGTCGATCGTTACGCTGCCGGCCGCGAAGGTAGCTGACTTCTGGTTGACGGGCGAAGTGAAGTCCGGTGGGCAAGGACCTGAATTCCATGGTTTTGTGCCCGACGATGCAACCCTGAAGAGGCTCGCGGGCCTGGCCGGTGCCAACGCCACCAGTTTGACGGTGGCCGAAGGCTCCCCCGCCGCGTTCAGCGACGGGCTCGATTTCGCTATCGAGGCGCTTGGCCACCTCTCGCAAGGCCGTATCGCGCTTCGCAGCAACGTCCTCACCATTAAGGGTACCGCCAGGTCCAAGGCAGATCAGGCAGCGCTTGATGTGTTGACGAAGGCCGGTGCTCCCGCAGGTGTGGTGCTGGCCCTGACTGAGATCGCTCCGGCCGCAGACGAGGGGCAGGACGCAACGAGTTCCGAGACTGACGAATCTGCCCCTGCAACGGCAGGCGCCGCTGCGGCCGCGACGACTGAAACGACCACCGCTGAGCCGGCCGCTGCTGCTGCGGTTCCTGACGGTGACACCGATGCAGAAGCAGCCGAGGCGCCCCCTGCAAGCACGGAGGCTGCGCCCGCCGCCGCGGATGCAGCAGCGGCCGCTGAGCCCACGTCCGAGACCGCAGAGTCTGAAATGGACACCGCTGCGCCCGAGACGGCGACAGAGACGCCTCCAGCGAGCGAGACGGCTGCTCCGGTTGAACCTGCCGAAACGACGGCCCCCGTAGAACAAGCCCAGCAGTCCACACCCGCGGTCGATCCGGCCTACGCGTTCTCCGCCACTCGACAGGCGGGCGGGCCCGTCAGTCTGGAAGGCGCCGTGCCGGCCGATGCGGCGGCGCGCTATTTCGGGGTCGTCGCTGGAGGCGCTTCGACGTCGGGGCTAACTGTGGCGCAAGGCGCCCCGGACTCGTTCATCATGAGCGCCGTCGCGGGCCTGCGTGGTCTCACGAAGCTCGAGAATGGCTCGTTGTCCTTCAAGGACGGCAAGTGGACTCTGACTGGCAAGGCGGCGAGCGAGGAGGCCTTGGCGTCTGCTAAAGCGGAACTCTCCGCGGCTCCCGAAGCGGGTTGGACTGTGGACCTGGTTGGTCCGTCGGCAACCGAAATCTGTCGCACCAAAGTTGCCGAGTTCTCCCAGACCCATACCATCCTTTTCCAGTCCGGCAGCGCCAGGATGACTGACGAGTCTCGCAGCGCGATCAAGGACCTGGCGTCGATCCTGGGAACATGCCCGGATACCACCGTGCATGTCGAAGGTCACACCGATAGCGATGGCGACGAGCGCGCGAACCTCGCCCTCTCCGTCGCACGTGCGGAGGCGGTGACAGCCGCGCTGGTGGAAGAAGGCGTCAGCGACACCCGGCTTTATGCCATCGGCTATGGCGAGACGATGCCGATTGCCAGCAACGATACGCCGCAAGGCAAGCAGCAGAACCGACGCATCGTCTTCTCGGTGCTCGATGAGCACAAGTAG
- a CDS encoding GntR family transcriptional regulator has product MSGESDSIFGANPVVLPQGGPLYLQLKRWIEDAIHRGAIKAGDALPSERDLALKADVSRVTVRKAVQHLVQEGVLIQRHGSGTFVAPQSQRVEQSLSHLTSFTEDMARRGMSVRSEWLDKGIYVPSPEETVALGLSSGDLVARLGRLRLSNDVPMAIERAALSARILPDPQSVQASLYTQLDKSGFRPVRAIQRIRAANLGEKDAKLLDVPAGSASLNIERISYLASGRVIEFTRSIYRGDTYDFVAELRLGETLRQTGNANE; this is encoded by the coding sequence GTGAGCGGAGAGTCTGACAGCATTTTCGGCGCCAATCCGGTGGTACTGCCGCAGGGAGGACCGCTTTATCTGCAGCTCAAGCGCTGGATCGAAGATGCCATTCACCGCGGGGCGATCAAGGCCGGCGACGCACTACCTTCCGAGCGCGACCTGGCCCTGAAGGCTGACGTATCGCGCGTCACCGTCCGCAAGGCGGTCCAGCATCTGGTGCAGGAGGGTGTGCTCATCCAGCGCCACGGATCGGGGACCTTCGTGGCACCGCAAAGCCAGCGTGTGGAGCAGTCGCTCTCGCACCTGACGTCCTTCACCGAGGACATGGCGCGCCGAGGCATGTCCGTCCGCTCCGAATGGCTCGACAAGGGTATCTACGTGCCATCGCCGGAAGAAACCGTCGCCCTCGGCCTTTCCTCGGGCGATCTCGTTGCGCGTCTCGGCCGCTTGCGTCTTTCCAACGACGTTCCGATGGCCATCGAGCGCGCCGCGCTTTCCGCACGCATTCTGCCTGATCCGCAGTCCGTCCAGGCATCCCTTTACACCCAGCTCGACAAGAGTGGCTTTCGGCCAGTTCGCGCCATCCAACGCATTCGGGCCGCCAATCTGGGAGAAAAGGATGCAAAGCTGCTCGACGTCCCCGCCGGCTCTGCGAGCCTGAACATCGAGCGTATCTCTTACCTCGCTTCCGGCCGCGTCATAGAATTCACGCGTTCGATCTATCGGGGTGATACCTACGACTTCGTCGCCGAACTTCGGCTCGGCGAGACTTTACGCCAGACTGGAAACGCCAATGAATGA
- a CDS encoding mannose-1-phosphate guanylyltransferase/mannose-6-phosphate isomerase, translating into MAALILPVVLAGGQGTRLWPMSRSTRPKQFLPLTGATSLFQATLQRVADTTRYLPPLVLTNADYRFLVAEQAQEVGVSLTAMLLEPVARNTAAAIAAAAVYGAKHFGPDVILHVLPSDHAVEADGGYWAAVDEAADAARAGRLVTFGIMPTAPETGYGYIEGGAPISGEVRAVARFVEKPLRPRAEEMLAAGGFYWNSGMFMLGAGTFIEECRRLAPATIEAVEASVERAMSDLDFVRIDAETFAKAPDISVDYAIFEKTDRAAVLPVSFAWSDLGSWDAVWKVSEKDAAQNVANGPVTISNTSRSLVVTEKAHVAIEGLDDVAVIASEDAIYVGRLSEAQKVGPMVKVLRNSVQTRELTETHRTSYRPWGGYSSILNGDRFQVKRLFVKPGKKLSLQRHHHRSEHWVVVRGTAEVTVDGKIAMLTENESIYLPLGCTHRLANPGKILLELIEVQTGSYLGEDDIIRIEDDFGRG; encoded by the coding sequence ATGGCGGCACTCATCTTGCCCGTGGTGTTGGCGGGCGGCCAGGGAACAAGGCTCTGGCCGATGTCGCGATCGACGCGGCCCAAGCAATTCCTGCCGCTCACAGGCGCGACGAGCCTGTTCCAGGCGACGCTGCAGCGGGTGGCCGATACCACGCGGTACCTGCCGCCCCTGGTCCTGACCAATGCCGACTATCGCTTCCTCGTGGCCGAGCAGGCCCAGGAAGTGGGCGTATCGCTGACGGCGATGCTGCTCGAACCGGTGGCCCGCAATACGGCGGCGGCGATCGCGGCGGCGGCGGTCTACGGCGCGAAGCACTTCGGGCCCGATGTGATCCTGCATGTGCTGCCGTCGGACCATGCCGTGGAAGCAGACGGGGGCTATTGGGCGGCAGTCGACGAGGCCGCCGACGCCGCGCGCGCCGGCCGGCTGGTAACTTTCGGCATCATGCCGACCGCGCCTGAGACCGGGTATGGGTACATCGAAGGTGGCGCGCCGATTTCAGGCGAGGTTCGGGCCGTCGCACGCTTCGTGGAGAAACCCTTGCGTCCGCGCGCCGAAGAGATGCTGGCCGCAGGCGGGTTCTACTGGAACTCCGGGATGTTCATGCTGGGTGCCGGCACCTTCATCGAGGAGTGCCGGCGTCTCGCTCCGGCGACGATCGAGGCTGTGGAAGCCAGCGTCGAGAGGGCCATGAGCGATCTCGACTTCGTCCGCATCGACGCGGAGACCTTTGCGAAGGCACCCGACATCTCGGTGGACTATGCGATCTTCGAAAAAACGGATCGGGCAGCGGTGTTGCCGGTGTCCTTCGCCTGGTCGGACCTGGGGAGCTGGGACGCGGTCTGGAAGGTGAGCGAGAAGGACGCCGCGCAGAACGTCGCCAACGGGCCGGTGACCATCAGCAACACCTCGCGCTCGCTGGTCGTTACCGAGAAGGCTCATGTTGCCATCGAAGGCCTTGACGACGTGGCTGTCATCGCCAGCGAAGACGCCATTTATGTCGGCAGGCTTTCGGAGGCCCAGAAGGTCGGACCGATGGTCAAGGTTCTGCGCAACAGCGTGCAGACGCGCGAACTCACCGAGACCCACCGTACCTCCTACAGGCCCTGGGGCGGATACTCCTCAATCCTCAACGGGGATCGGTTCCAGGTGAAGCGGCTCTTCGTCAAACCGGGCAAGAAACTCTCGCTGCAGCGTCACCACCATCGCTCCGAACATTGGGTGGTGGTCCGCGGAACGGCCGAGGTGACCGTGGACGGCAAGATCGCCATGCTTACCGAAAACGAATCCATCTACCTGCCGCTCGGATGCACGCACCGGCTGGCGAACCCCGGCAAGATCCTGCTCGAGCTCATCGAAGTACAGACGGGTTCG